In Streptomyces sp. NBC_00414, a single window of DNA contains:
- a CDS encoding carboxylesterase/lipase family protein, giving the protein MDADRPEVRTQAGVLRGTTGRAGTAVFRGVPFAEPPVGALRFGAPRPARGWDGVREATAFGTPPPQSAAFGMNALAPPDADDGDWLTLNVWTPDPGPGAGLPVMVWLLGGAYVIGMSGLPEYDGGRLAGEGGVVLVTLNYRVGIEGFAHIEGAPANRGLLDQVAALEWVRDNIRGFGGDPDRVTVFGESAGAGSLAALLSMPRAAGLFRRAVTQSVPGPFLSSALASDVAGEFAAELGLRPTVDDLGTVAPGLLPAAGDAVGARMERYAQRWGVLAHTAIPLAPVVDGDVLPRAPWEALAAGAARDIELVAGHTRDEFRLFMALDGTLGEEMPEARATAALRTFSPGGSGGDGGGGEEAYRKAVPGLDAAGLYELVRSDWLFRMPSLHLAEAQIAGGGRAHVYELVWEAPGMGGLLGACHGLDVPLVFGNLSGGLPALLFGEAPPPEAEELSALFRAAWTGFAAGEGPGWPAYDVDRRPVRLFDTRPTVTAYPEEASRALWQGHVFGALPLLG; this is encoded by the coding sequence ATGGATGCCGACCGACCCGAAGTCCGCACGCAGGCAGGGGTGTTGAGGGGTACGACCGGGAGGGCCGGCACGGCGGTGTTCCGGGGCGTCCCGTTCGCCGAACCGCCCGTCGGCGCACTGCGGTTCGGGGCGCCGCGGCCCGCGCGGGGCTGGGACGGCGTACGGGAGGCGACCGCGTTCGGGACACCGCCCCCGCAGTCCGCGGCGTTCGGGATGAACGCGCTGGCGCCCCCGGACGCCGACGACGGGGACTGGCTGACACTCAACGTCTGGACGCCCGATCCCGGCCCCGGAGCCGGACTGCCGGTGATGGTGTGGCTGCTCGGGGGCGCGTACGTCATCGGGATGTCGGGTCTGCCCGAGTACGACGGCGGCCGGCTGGCGGGGGAGGGCGGCGTCGTCCTGGTGACGCTCAACTACCGGGTCGGCATCGAGGGGTTCGCGCACATCGAGGGCGCGCCGGCCAATCGCGGACTGCTCGACCAGGTCGCCGCGCTCGAATGGGTGCGGGACAACATCCGCGGCTTCGGCGGCGACCCGGACCGTGTCACGGTCTTCGGCGAGTCGGCGGGCGCGGGTTCGCTCGCCGCGCTGCTCTCGATGCCGCGCGCGGCCGGGCTCTTCCGGCGGGCCGTCACCCAGAGCGTGCCGGGCCCGTTCCTCTCGTCCGCGCTCGCCTCGGACGTCGCCGGAGAGTTCGCGGCGGAGCTGGGGCTGCGGCCGACCGTGGACGACCTGGGGACGGTCGCGCCGGGGCTGCTGCCCGCGGCGGGGGACGCGGTCGGGGCGCGGATGGAGCGGTATGCGCAGCGCTGGGGAGTGCTGGCGCACACGGCGATCCCGCTGGCGCCCGTGGTGGACGGGGACGTGCTGCCCCGCGCGCCCTGGGAGGCGCTCGCCGCCGGGGCGGCACGGGACATCGAGCTGGTGGCCGGCCATACGCGGGACGAGTTCCGGCTCTTCATGGCCCTCGACGGAACGCTCGGCGAGGAGATGCCGGAGGCCCGGGCGACGGCGGCCCTGCGGACGTTCTCACCGGGCGGGAGCGGTGGAGACGGCGGGGGCGGCGAGGAGGCGTACCGGAAGGCGGTCCCGGGGCTCGACGCGGCGGGGCTGTACGAGCTGGTCCGCTCCGACTGGCTCTTCCGGATGCCGTCCCTGCACCTGGCCGAGGCCCAGATCGCGGGCGGCGGACGCGCACACGTCTACGAGCTGGTGTGGGAGGCGCCCGGCATGGGCGGACTGCTCGGGGCCTGCCACGGGCTCGACGTGCCGCTGGTCTTCGGGAACCTGAGCGGTGGGCTGCCCGCGCTGCTGTTCGGAGAGGCGCCGCCCCCGGAGGCGGAGGAACTGTCGGCGCTGTTCCGGGCCGCGTGGACGGGGTTCGCGGCCGGGGAGGGGCCCGGCTGGCCGGCGTACGACGTCGACCGGCGGCCGGTGCGGCTCTTCGACACGCGGCCGACGGTGACGGCGTACCCGGAGGAGGCGTCACGGGCGCTGTGGCAGGGGCACGTCTTCGGCGCGCTGCCGCTGCTCGGATAG
- a CDS encoding HAD family acid phosphatase — MTGSSLQRLIGVAVAATAATAALMSPAAAATPAAATTVASAAADVDHATWQQDCRAVMAEALPHLKDRIADAAPGEKQAIVLDIDNTTLETDFGFSYPSPANAPVLDVARYAQDHGVALFFVTARPDIIKSVTDYNLRHVGYKVSGLYVRSFIDLFTDVADYKTAQRKAVEAKGYTIIANIGNSATDLSGGHAEKTYKLPDYDGQLS, encoded by the coding sequence ATGACCGGAAGCAGCCTGCAGCGCCTGATAGGCGTGGCCGTCGCCGCCACGGCCGCCACCGCGGCCCTGATGAGCCCGGCCGCCGCCGCGACCCCGGCCGCGGCCACCACCGTGGCGTCCGCCGCCGCGGACGTCGACCACGCCACCTGGCAGCAGGACTGCCGGGCCGTCATGGCCGAGGCACTGCCCCATCTGAAGGACCGCATCGCCGACGCGGCCCCGGGCGAGAAGCAGGCCATCGTCCTCGACATCGACAACACCACGCTGGAGACCGACTTCGGCTTCAGCTACCCCTCGCCGGCCAACGCGCCCGTCCTCGACGTGGCCAGGTACGCGCAGGACCACGGTGTCGCCCTGTTCTTCGTCACCGCCCGCCCCGACATCATCAAGTCCGTGACGGACTACAACCTCAGACACGTCGGCTACAAGGTCTCCGGCCTGTACGTGCGCAGCTTCATCGACCTCTTCACCGATGTGGCCGACTACAAGACCGCACAGCGCAAGGCCGTCGAGGCCAAGGGCTACACGATCATCGCGAACATCGGCAACAGCGCCACCGACCTGTCGGGCGGCCACGCCGAGAAGACGTACAAGCTGCCGGACTACGACGGTCAGCTCTCCTGA
- the cseC gene encoding two-component system sensor histidine kinase CseC, translating to MPRTGIRWKLSAAIAAVGALVAVALSLVVHNAARVSMLDNARDLADERVQIAQRNYEASGRPNFPGIKIDDPAIPKDLLAKAKAGRRATFVTERSDGVPDIWAAVPLKDGRILSLHTNFTDRSTTVLKDLDEALLIGSIAVVFGGCALGVLIGGQLSRRLRKAATAARRVAQGEPDVRVRDSIGGVVRDETDDLARAVDAMADALQQRIEAERRVTADIAHELRTPVTGLLTAAELLPPGRPTELVRDRAQAMRQLVEDVLEVARLDSASERAELQDIVLGEFVTRRMIARDPGIIVRVVHESAVTTDPRRLERVLINLLVNAAKHGKPPIEVTVEGRVIRIRDHGPGFPEALLADGPRRFRTGSSDRAGHGHGLGLTIAAGQARVLGARLTFRNVRAVGAPEGVPSEGAVAVLWLPEHAPTNTGSYPMLPE from the coding sequence ATGCCGCGTACGGGGATCAGATGGAAGCTGAGTGCCGCGATCGCGGCGGTCGGAGCGCTGGTGGCCGTCGCGCTGAGCCTGGTCGTGCACAACGCGGCCCGGGTCTCGATGCTCGACAACGCGCGCGACCTGGCGGACGAACGCGTCCAGATCGCGCAGCGGAACTACGAGGCGTCCGGGCGGCCCAACTTCCCCGGCATCAAGATCGACGACCCCGCCATCCCGAAGGACCTGCTGGCGAAGGCCAAGGCCGGACGCCGGGCGACCTTCGTGACGGAGCGCTCGGACGGCGTGCCCGACATCTGGGCGGCCGTACCGCTCAAGGACGGCCGCATCCTGTCGCTGCACACGAACTTCACCGACCGCAGCACGACCGTGCTGAAGGACCTCGACGAGGCGCTGCTCATCGGTTCGATCGCGGTGGTCTTCGGCGGCTGCGCGCTCGGCGTACTCATCGGCGGGCAGCTCTCACGACGGCTGCGCAAGGCGGCCACGGCGGCCCGGCGGGTCGCCCAGGGCGAACCGGACGTACGGGTGCGGGACTCCATCGGCGGGGTCGTGCGCGACGAGACGGACGACCTAGCGCGGGCCGTGGACGCGATGGCGGACGCCCTGCAGCAGCGCATCGAGGCCGAGCGGCGGGTGACCGCGGACATCGCGCACGAGCTGCGCACCCCGGTGACCGGGCTGCTCACCGCGGCCGAACTGCTGCCGCCCGGACGCCCGACGGAACTCGTACGGGACCGGGCACAGGCGATGCGTCAGCTGGTCGAGGACGTGCTGGAGGTGGCCCGGCTGGACAGCGCGTCGGAGCGGGCCGAGTTGCAGGACATCGTGCTGGGCGAGTTCGTGACCCGGCGGATGATCGCGCGGGACCCGGGGATCATCGTCCGGGTGGTCCACGAGTCGGCGGTCACCACCGATCCGCGCCGGCTTGAACGGGTTCTCATCAACCTGCTGGTCAACGCCGCCAAGCACGGCAAGCCGCCGATCGAGGTCACGGTCGAGGGCCGGGTCATCCGGATCCGCGACCACGGGCCGGGGTTCCCCGAGGCCCTGCTCGCCGACGGGCCGCGCCGTTTCCGCACCGGCAGCAGTGACCGGGCCGGGCACGGGCACGGGCTGGGGCTCACCATCGCGGCGGGGCAGGCACGGGTGCTGGGGGCGCGGCTCACGTTTCGCAACGTGCGGGCCGTGGGGGCGCCGGAGGGGGTTCCCTCGGAGGGGGCGGTGGCGGTGCTGTGGCTTCCGGAGCACGCGCCGACGAACACGGGCAGTTATCCGATGCTGCCGGAGTGA
- a CDS encoding TetR/AcrR family transcriptional regulator, which translates to MDGSRQRRRGDTRQRIQDVAIELFAEQGYEKTSLREIAERLDVTKAALYYHFKTKEDILISLFEDLTRPMDELIEWGKAQPHSLDTKRELLSRYSKALNDAAPLFRFMQENQATIRELSIGESFKDRMVKMLDIIREPDAPLTDQVRCVSALFTMHAGMFALKDMEGDPEDKRKAVLEVAIDLVTRAHSGPHES; encoded by the coding sequence ATGGACGGCAGCAGGCAGCGGCGGCGCGGAGACACCCGCCAGCGCATCCAGGACGTGGCCATCGAACTCTTCGCCGAGCAGGGCTACGAGAAGACGTCCCTGCGCGAGATCGCCGAGCGGCTGGACGTCACGAAGGCGGCGCTCTACTACCACTTCAAGACCAAGGAAGACATCCTCATCAGCCTCTTCGAGGATCTGACGAGGCCGATGGACGAGCTGATCGAGTGGGGCAAGGCGCAGCCGCACTCCCTCGACACGAAGCGGGAACTCCTGAGCCGGTACAGCAAGGCGCTCAACGACGCGGCCCCCCTCTTCCGCTTCATGCAGGAGAACCAGGCGACGATCCGCGAGCTGAGCATCGGCGAGTCCTTCAAGGACCGCATGGTCAAGATGCTGGACATCATCAGGGAGCCCGACGCCCCGCTGACGGACCAGGTCCGCTGCGTGAGCGCCCTGTTCACCATGCACGCCGGGATGTTCGCCCTCAAGGACATGGAAGGCGACCCCGAGGACAAGCGGAAAGCCGTCCTGGAGGTCGCCATCGATCTGGTCACACGGGCGCACTCGGGCCCGCACGAGTCCTGA
- a CDS encoding MDR family MFS transporter: protein MKPAKSAKPGNSGEPVDALTKSEEAPQAPADAAEAGKQPRSVRVVLMALMIAMMLAMLDNMIIGTAMPTIVGELGGLEHLSWVVTAYTLATAASTPIWGKLGDMYGRKGIFMTSIVLFLIGSALSGMAQDMGQLIGFRAIQGLGAGGLMVGVMAIIGDLIPPRERGKYQGMMAGVMALAMIGGPLIGGTITDNWGWRWSFYINLPLGVIALIAVSAVLHLPKKRVDARIDYLGAALLTVGITSIVLVTTWGGTEYAWGSARIMELIAIGVAALIGFLFVQTKAAAPVMPLHIFRSRNFTLMSVVGFVTGFVMFGAVLFLPLYQQSVQGASATNSGLLLLPMLGSMLVTSMVSGRVTTNTGRYRVFPIVGSALMVVGLYLLSLMDTDTSRLTSGLYMAVVGAGMGCLMQITMLVSQNSVEMKDMGVASSSSTLFRTLGSSFGVAIMGALFNHRVQDVMSERAGALGSKVTEQSAQLDAASLAKLPVAAREAYQHAVASGTHSAFMLGAVVAVVALVAAVFVKEVPLRGAGASAPGGSGEDKAVEAAV from the coding sequence ATGAAGCCGGCGAAATCGGCGAAGCCGGGGAACTCGGGGGAGCCGGTGGACGCGCTGACCAAGTCCGAAGAGGCACCGCAGGCACCGGCGGACGCCGCGGAGGCGGGCAAGCAGCCCAGGAGCGTACGCGTCGTCCTGATGGCACTGATGATCGCGATGATGCTCGCGATGCTCGACAACATGATCATCGGCACCGCGATGCCGACCATCGTGGGCGAGCTGGGCGGCCTGGAGCACCTGTCGTGGGTCGTCACCGCCTACACGCTCGCGACCGCCGCCTCCACCCCGATCTGGGGCAAGCTCGGCGACATGTACGGGCGCAAGGGCATCTTCATGACGTCCATCGTGCTCTTCCTGATCGGGTCGGCGCTGAGCGGAATGGCCCAGGACATGGGCCAGCTCATCGGGTTCCGGGCGATCCAGGGACTCGGCGCGGGCGGTCTGATGGTCGGCGTCATGGCGATCATCGGTGACCTGATCCCGCCGCGTGAGCGGGGCAAGTACCAGGGCATGATGGCCGGCGTGATGGCCCTCGCCATGATCGGCGGACCGCTGATCGGCGGCACCATCACCGACAACTGGGGCTGGCGCTGGTCCTTCTACATCAACCTGCCGCTCGGTGTCATAGCGCTGATCGCCGTCAGTGCCGTACTGCATCTGCCCAAGAAGCGGGTGGACGCGCGAATCGACTATCTGGGCGCCGCGCTGCTCACCGTGGGCATCACCTCGATCGTGCTCGTCACCACCTGGGGCGGCACCGAGTACGCCTGGGGCTCCGCCCGGATCATGGAACTGATCGCCATCGGGGTCGCCGCGCTCATCGGCTTCCTGTTCGTGCAGACCAAGGCCGCCGCGCCGGTCATGCCGCTGCACATCTTCCGCAGCCGCAACTTCACGCTGATGTCCGTCGTCGGCTTCGTCACCGGGTTCGTGATGTTCGGCGCGGTGCTGTTCCTGCCGCTCTACCAGCAGTCGGTACAGGGTGCGTCCGCGACCAACTCCGGACTGCTGCTGCTCCCGATGCTCGGCTCGATGCTCGTGACCTCGATGGTCTCCGGACGAGTGACCACCAACACCGGTCGCTACCGGGTCTTCCCGATCGTGGGCAGCGCGCTGATGGTCGTCGGGCTGTACCTGCTGTCGCTCATGGACACCGACACGTCCCGGCTGACGTCCGGTCTGTACATGGCCGTGGTGGGTGCGGGCATGGGCTGTCTGATGCAGATCACCATGCTCGTCTCGCAGAACAGCGTCGAGATGAAGGACATGGGCGTCGCGTCGTCCAGCTCCACGCTGTTCCGTACGCTCGGCTCGTCCTTCGGCGTCGCCATCATGGGGGCGCTGTTCAACCACCGGGTCCAGGACGTGATGTCCGAGCGGGCCGGTGCGCTGGGGTCCAAGGTGACCGAGCAGTCCGCGCAGCTGGACGCGGCGAGTCTGGCGAAGCTGCCGGTGGCCGCGCGGGAGGCGTACCAGCACGCGGTGGCGTCCGGGACGCACTCGGCGTTCATGCTGGGGGCGGTTGTCGCCGTGGTCGCGCTGGTGGCGGCCGTGTTCGTGAAGGAGGTTCCGCTTCGGGGGGCGGGGGCCTCCGCCCCCGGCGGTTCCGGTGAGGACAAGGCTGTGGAGGCTGCTGTCTAG
- a CDS encoding NACHT domain-containing protein produces the protein MEPATVGVRLASSVATPLIRKLFVTEGPGAGLVDKPVRISSRVSFKGEQRTLGAKDVTRLATELVRRALKDAAERPVVADEEQPLVHALADTLRALGDLTMTDVEAVALGHVGLALHLRRAAGNPDRDLGFDATLFYERLLDTACLHILHFFTQRSTFVARTLVEQTRRQAELIAKVDELIARTPLPGGGDTAFERRFLAYTATKHSQLTIYGLDLVNSPDRWPLDAAYLTLQALRPATGDEDGGVLGSPGLPLSAEEALAEQDLVLLRGVAGSGKTTLVQWLAVTAARGERGDRVPFVLPLRTLVRRPDGLPAPADFLAAARVPFHGAAPDGWPDRVLAAGRGLLLVDGIDEIPEADRERTRRWLRDLLDAYPGNQWLVTSRPSAVRENWLAPDGFTELVLSPMSGDDITAFVERWHTAARVDAPDTERLAAYETSLLDAVHTKPDLGRLATNPLMCALICALHRDRRGYLPHGRQELYDAALSMLLARRDQERDMLPHDDVRLTELPQIQLLQRLAYWLIRNGRLEMDRERAERLVADALPALPAVASQGDAPTIYRHLLVRSGLLREPSLGTVEFVHRTFQDYLGAKAAVEDGDFGLLVRNAADYQWSDVIRMAVAHARPRERADLLTQLLAAADRAGPAGGTRIRLLALAGLEHATELDPKVRAAVEEQAATLIPPRTAEEARELAAVGPLVLELLPGPEGLSEAEARAVVVTASLITTDAAIPVLARFRTHPSLPVRSQLTWAWHRFDLQRYAAEVVAHLPEDDLYFTAHSTEHLRALRSLGGRRRLQLEGNIEAPELGTHLPPDTTLHLVLRDNQTLRDLNWLSPLRRLVHLDISRSPYVDDLSPLAGLPLRWLSLNLMSHLEQPDALAPLSASATLRELDTGVPLMGESLDTTLPRDLPLTYLRFTRDALMYTGLRGLSHIRSLKTLSLANLDTPLTPADREEVALLPRLKAVHLNWAAAPWTEGPVLPGIQRLRLNKFTGNEDLSTVSALFPGLRSVIFVLAPETTAVPERTLELFPGMHTVVKTHSVL, from the coding sequence ATGGAACCGGCGACCGTAGGCGTGCGGCTGGCGTCCAGCGTGGCCACACCGCTCATCAGGAAACTCTTCGTGACGGAGGGGCCGGGCGCGGGCCTGGTCGACAAGCCCGTACGCATCTCGTCCCGCGTCTCCTTCAAGGGCGAGCAGCGCACGCTCGGCGCGAAGGACGTGACCAGGCTCGCCACCGAGCTGGTCCGGCGAGCGCTCAAGGACGCTGCCGAACGGCCCGTCGTCGCCGACGAGGAACAGCCCCTCGTCCACGCCCTCGCCGACACGCTGCGCGCCCTCGGTGACCTCACCATGACGGACGTGGAGGCCGTGGCACTGGGCCACGTGGGTCTCGCCCTGCATCTGCGGCGCGCCGCCGGGAACCCCGACCGGGACCTCGGCTTCGACGCGACGCTGTTCTACGAGCGGCTGCTCGACACGGCCTGCCTGCACATCCTGCACTTCTTCACCCAGCGCTCGACGTTCGTGGCGAGGACTCTCGTCGAGCAGACCCGCAGGCAGGCCGAACTGATCGCGAAGGTCGACGAGTTGATAGCGAGGACCCCGCTGCCCGGCGGGGGCGACACGGCGTTCGAGCGGCGCTTTCTCGCGTACACGGCGACGAAGCACAGCCAGCTCACCATCTACGGGCTCGACCTGGTGAACTCGCCCGACCGCTGGCCCCTGGACGCCGCCTACCTCACCCTCCAGGCCCTGCGCCCCGCCACGGGCGACGAGGACGGCGGGGTGCTCGGCTCGCCCGGTCTCCCGCTGTCCGCCGAGGAGGCGCTGGCCGAGCAGGATCTGGTGCTGCTGAGAGGGGTGGCGGGCTCGGGCAAGACGACGCTGGTGCAGTGGCTCGCGGTGACGGCCGCGCGGGGCGAGCGCGGCGACCGGGTGCCTTTCGTCCTGCCGCTGCGCACGCTCGTCCGCCGCCCCGACGGGCTGCCCGCGCCCGCCGACTTCCTCGCCGCCGCCCGCGTGCCCTTCCACGGCGCGGCGCCGGACGGCTGGCCCGACCGGGTCCTTGCGGCGGGCCGCGGACTGCTGCTCGTCGACGGCATCGACGAGATCCCGGAAGCCGACCGCGAGCGCACCCGCCGCTGGCTGCGCGATCTGCTCGACGCCTACCCGGGCAACCAGTGGCTGGTCACCTCGCGCCCCTCGGCCGTCCGCGAGAACTGGCTCGCCCCGGACGGCTTCACGGAACTCGTGCTCTCCCCGATGAGCGGCGACGACATCACGGCGTTCGTCGAGCGCTGGCACACGGCTGCCCGCGTCGACGCCCCGGACACCGAACGCCTCGCCGCGTACGAGACCTCGCTCCTCGACGCCGTCCACACCAAACCGGACCTCGGCCGCCTCGCCACCAACCCCCTGATGTGCGCGCTGATCTGCGCCCTGCACCGGGACCGGCGCGGCTATCTGCCGCACGGCCGCCAGGAGTTGTACGACGCCGCCCTCTCCATGCTGCTCGCGCGCCGCGACCAGGAGCGGGACATGCTCCCGCACGACGACGTCCGGCTCACCGAGCTGCCGCAGATCCAGCTCCTGCAGCGGCTGGCGTACTGGCTGATCCGCAACGGCCGCCTGGAGATGGACCGCGAGCGCGCCGAGCGTCTGGTCGCGGACGCCCTGCCGGCCCTGCCCGCCGTCGCGAGCCAGGGAGACGCGCCCACGATCTACCGCCACCTCCTGGTACGCAGCGGACTGCTCCGCGAACCCTCCCTGGGAACCGTGGAGTTCGTCCACCGCACCTTCCAGGACTACCTCGGCGCGAAGGCCGCGGTGGAGGACGGTGACTTCGGGCTCCTCGTCCGCAACGCCGCCGACTACCAGTGGTCGGACGTGATCCGGATGGCGGTCGCCCACGCCCGGCCCCGCGAACGGGCGGACCTCCTGACCCAGTTGCTGGCCGCCGCCGACCGGGCCGGGCCCGCCGGGGGCACCCGGATCCGGCTCCTCGCCCTGGCCGGTCTGGAACACGCCACGGAACTCGACCCGAAGGTGCGGGCCGCCGTGGAGGAGCAGGCGGCCACCCTCATCCCGCCCCGTACGGCGGAGGAGGCCCGCGAGCTGGCCGCGGTGGGCCCCCTCGTACTGGAACTCCTGCCCGGCCCCGAGGGGCTGTCCGAAGCGGAGGCCAGGGCGGTCGTCGTCACCGCGTCCCTCATCACCACCGACGCGGCGATCCCGGTCCTGGCCCGCTTCCGCACCCACCCCTCCCTGCCGGTCCGCTCCCAGCTCACCTGGGCCTGGCACCGCTTCGACCTCCAGCGGTACGCGGCCGAGGTCGTCGCCCACCTGCCGGAGGACGACCTGTACTTCACGGCGCACTCGACGGAGCATCTGCGGGCCCTGCGCTCGCTGGGCGGACGGCGCCGGCTTCAGCTCGAAGGAAACATCGAGGCTCCGGAACTCGGGACGCACCTCCCGCCGGACACGACACTCCATCTCGTCCTGCGGGACAACCAGACCCTGCGCGACCTGAACTGGCTATCGCCATTGCGCCGACTCGTACATCTGGACATCAGCCGCAGTCCGTACGTGGACGACCTCTCCCCATTGGCCGGACTGCCTCTCAGATGGCTGTCGTTGAACTTGATGTCACATCTGGAACAGCCTGACGCGCTGGCTCCTCTTTCGGCCTCGGCAACCCTGCGCGAACTCGACACGGGTGTACCGCTCATGGGCGAATCCCTCGACACCACGCTTCCACGTGACCTGCCGCTGACGTATCTCCGATTCACCAGGGATGCCCTTATGTACACCGGGCTGCGCGGCTTGAGCCATATTCGCTCGCTGAAAACGCTGAGCCTGGCAAACCTCGACACACCGCTCACTCCCGCGGACCGCGAAGAGGTCGCGCTCCTGCCCCGACTCAAGGCAGTGCATCTCAACTGGGCGGCGGCCCCATGGACGGAAGGACCCGTTCTACCGGGCATTCAGCGACTCCGTCTCAACAAATTCACCGGAAACGAAGACCTCTCGACGGTATCGGCTCTGTTTCCCGGGTTGCGGTCAGTCATATTCGTACTCGCCCCGGAGACGACGGCAGTGCCGGAGCGGACCCTCGAACTCTTCCCGGGCATGCACACCGTGGTGAAGACGCACTCCGTGCTCTAG
- a CDS encoding SigE family RNA polymerase sigma factor has protein sequence MAHGEVLEFEEYVRTRQDALLRSARRLVPDPVDAQDLLQTALVRTYGRWDGIADKRLADAYLRRVMINTRTEWWRARKLEEVPTEQLPDASVDDSTEQHADRALLMDIMKVLAPKQRSVVVLRHWEQMSTEETAAALGMSAGTVKSTLHRALARLREELERRASDENDELGVRLPGREERERCAA, from the coding sequence ATGGCGCACGGCGAGGTGCTCGAATTCGAAGAGTACGTACGCACCCGGCAGGACGCGCTGCTGCGCAGCGCACGCCGCCTGGTCCCCGACCCCGTCGACGCCCAGGACCTCCTCCAGACCGCGCTGGTACGGACGTACGGACGCTGGGACGGCATAGCGGACAAGCGCCTCGCCGACGCCTATCTGCGCCGCGTCATGATCAACACACGTACGGAGTGGTGGCGGGCCCGCAAGCTGGAGGAAGTCCCCACCGAGCAGCTGCCGGACGCGAGCGTCGACGACTCCACCGAGCAGCACGCGGACCGCGCGCTCCTGATGGACATCATGAAGGTGCTGGCTCCCAAGCAGCGCAGCGTCGTCGTGCTGCGACACTGGGAGCAGATGTCCACGGAGGAGACGGCCGCCGCCCTCGGCATGTCGGCCGGCACGGTCAAGAGCACTCTGCACCGGGCGCTGGCCCGGCTCCGCGAGGAGCTGGAGCGCCGGGCGTCCGACGAGAACGACGAGCTCGGCGTACGTCTGCCGGGGCGTGAGGAGCGGGAGCGTTGCGCGGCCTAG
- a CDS encoding M23 family metallopeptidase → MSQRTKSLVPGTSQLRARAAVLALGLGVSAAVGTGAAVAADAKPSAVSLSSAAAKSVQEQAAAQAKAAQSKSKAAAKKAAAKPAAAKTASSWVDPVKKYKLSASFAQAGNLWSSTHSGQDFAVSSGTQVVAAHGGTVVKTGGNGAGDGPAYGNAIVIKHGNGTYSQYAHLSRVDVKPGQVVKTGQRIALSGNTGNSSGPHLHFEIRTSANYGSAVDPVAFLRSKGLSL, encoded by the coding sequence ATGTCGCAGCGCACCAAGTCCCTCGTCCCCGGCACGTCCCAGCTCCGTGCCCGGGCGGCCGTCCTGGCCCTCGGCCTGGGAGTCTCGGCCGCCGTCGGAACCGGGGCCGCGGTCGCCGCCGACGCCAAGCCGAGCGCCGTCTCCCTGTCGAGTGCGGCCGCCAAGTCCGTACAGGAGCAGGCCGCCGCCCAGGCCAAGGCCGCCCAGTCGAAGAGCAAGGCTGCCGCCAAGAAGGCCGCGGCCAAGCCGGCCGCCGCGAAGACGGCCTCCTCCTGGGTCGACCCGGTCAAGAAGTACAAGCTCTCCGCGAGCTTCGCCCAGGCCGGCAACCTGTGGTCGTCCACCCACTCCGGCCAGGACTTCGCCGTCTCCTCCGGCACCCAGGTCGTCGCCGCCCACGGCGGCACCGTCGTGAAGACCGGCGGCAACGGCGCCGGTGACGGTCCCGCGTACGGCAACGCGATCGTGATCAAGCACGGCAACGGCACGTACTCGCAGTACGCGCACCTGTCCCGCGTGGACGTGAAGCCCGGCCAGGTCGTGAAGACCGGCCAGCGGATCGCGCTCTCCGGCAACACCGGCAACTCCAGCGGGCCGCACCTGCACTTCGAGATCCGTACGTCCGCCAACTACGGCAGCGCGGTCGACCCGGTCGCGTTCCTGCGCTCCAAGGGCCTGAGCCTCTGA
- the cseB gene encoding two-component system response regulator CseB has product MAEQTHVLFVEDDDVIREATQLALERDGFVVTAMPDGLSGLAAFRADQPDIALLDVMVPGLDGVSLCRRIRDESTVPVIMLSARADSIDVVLGLEAGADDYVTKPFDGAVLVARIRAVLRRFGHASGPRSADAADGTSSDPGGGVLTFGSGSGAGELEIDTEGMEVRRGGAPVALTPTEMRLLLEFSSSPGTVLSRDKLLERVWDYGWGGDTRVVDVHVQRLRTKIGQDRIETVRGFGYKLKA; this is encoded by the coding sequence ATGGCAGAACAGACCCATGTCCTGTTCGTCGAGGACGACGACGTCATCCGCGAGGCCACCCAACTCGCGCTGGAGCGCGACGGCTTCGTGGTCACCGCCATGCCCGACGGGCTGTCGGGGCTGGCCGCGTTCCGTGCGGACCAGCCGGACATCGCGCTCCTCGACGTGATGGTGCCGGGCCTGGACGGGGTGTCGCTGTGCCGCCGGATCCGCGACGAGTCGACCGTTCCCGTGATCATGCTGTCGGCCCGCGCCGACTCCATCGACGTCGTCCTGGGTCTTGAGGCGGGCGCCGACGACTATGTGACGAAGCCCTTCGACGGGGCGGTGCTGGTCGCGCGCATCCGGGCCGTGCTGCGGCGCTTCGGGCACGCGAGCGGCCCGCGCTCCGCCGACGCGGCCGACGGCACGTCGTCCGACCCCGGCGGTGGCGTGCTGACCTTCGGTTCCGGTTCCGGCGCCGGCGAACTGGAGATCGACACGGAGGGCATGGAGGTGCGCAGGGGCGGCGCCCCGGTGGCGCTGACGCCCACGGAGATGCGGCTGCTCCTGGAGTTCTCGTCCTCGCCCGGTACGGTCCTGTCGCGCGACAAGCTTCTGGAGCGGGTGTGGGACTACGGCTGGGGCGGTGACACCCGGGTCGTCGACGTCCATGTGCAGCGGCTGCGTACGAAGATCGGCCAGGACCGGATCGAGACGGTCCGCGGCTTCGGCTACAAGTTGAAGGCCTGA